The Lycium barbarum isolate Lr01 chromosome 9, ASM1917538v2, whole genome shotgun sequence genome has a segment encoding these proteins:
- the LOC132610160 gene encoding hydrolase 3-like — protein sequence MASDEIVKEVDDYFRLYKSGRIERFYDVHGSFYVPPSPENPSNGVFSKDVTISPHVSARLYLPENTTDAQKLPVLVHYHGGGLCIESAFFIWIHRYVNSLASELNVIVVSVDYRLAPEVDVPTIYEDCWNALQWVASHANEKYSSSINNRDSWLTNYGDFSELFLVGDSAGGNIVYHMTMRAGKESLNNEVKVTGSILAYPYFLIRNIDIDEEGLAYKIWVNICPPLESGLLSPIDSPLINPFSEKAPSLSGLGCSRLLLCMGKKDYVIPIEIGGRFVEGVNKSGWNGELEFVEIDEGHSFQIYKPESEEAKRMMKCYAAFVHRQ from the coding sequence ATGGCTTCTGACGAGATAGTCAAAGAAGTGGACGACTACTTCCGGCTATACAAAAGCGGCCGCATTGAGCGTTTCTACGACGTGCATGGTTCTTTTTACGTTCCCCCTTCACCAGAAAACCCATCAAACGGTGTCTTTTCCAAAGACGTTACTATCTCACCCCACGTATCCGCCAGACTCTACCTACCTGAAAACACCACCGATGCCCAAAAACTCCCCGTCTTAGTGCATTACCACGGTGGTGGACTTTGCATCGAATCCGCCTTCTTTATTTGGATTCACCGTTATGTTAACTCTTTAGCTTCTGAGTTAAACGTCATTGTTGTTTCTGTAGATTACCGCTTAGCCCCAGAAGTTGATGTACCAACTATTTACGAAGATTGTTGGAATGCACTTCAATGGGTCGCTTCGCATGCTAATGAAAAGTACTCCTCCAGTATTAATAATAGAGACTCATGGTTAACAAATTATGGTGATTTTAGTGAATTGTTTTTAGTTGGGGACAGTGCTGGTGGCAATATAGTGTACCATATGACTATGAGGGCTGGCAAAGAAAGCTTGAATAATGAGGTGAAAGTTACTGGATCAATTCTTGCTTATCCTTATTTCTTAATTCGAAATATAGATATTGATGAAGAGGGGTTGGCTTATAAGATTTGGGTTAATATTTGTCCGCCATTAGAGTCTGGATTATTATCCCCAATTGATAGTCCATTAATTAACCCATTTTCTGAAAAGGCTCCATCGTTATCAGGGCTAGGTTGTTCAAGACTTTTGTTATGTATGGGAAAAAAAGACTATGTAATTCCAATAGAAATTGGGGGTCGATTTGTTGAAGGGGTGAATAAGAGTGGGTGGAATGGAGAATTGGAGTTTGTTGAGATTGATGAAGGACATTCTTTTCAGATTTATAAACCTGAATCTGAAGAAGCTAAACGTATGATGAAGTGTTATGCAGCTTTTGTCCATCGCCAATGA
- the LOC132610905 gene encoding 2-hydroxyisoflavanone dehydratase-like has protein sequence MDSSDNEVTVDFSPLLRVYKNGHVERMFGSPIVPPSPLDPTTGVASKDINISPEIKARIYLPKLTNTTNRKLPILVYYHGGGFCLESAFSFLDHRYLNLIVSEANVIAVSVEYRLAPEHLLPVAYEDSWTALQWVGSHVGDKPGFEKEPWLVNHGNFEKVLIGGDSAGGNIVHNLALRSGSESLNGGIKILGSILCFPYFLTSSDFKEDSLPSRIWEFVNPTAEDGVDDPRINPFVEKAQSLSGLGCSNILVCVAEKDELRNIGIKYVEAVKKSEWKGEIELIDVEGEDHCFQIFDPEKEKAKDLIKGMANFIKKY, from the exons ATGGATTCTAGCGATAACGAAGTAACAGTTGATTTCTCTCCACTCCTTCGTGTCTACAAAAATGGCCATGTTGAACGTATGTTTGGCTCACCTATCGTTCCACCATCACCTTTAGACCCTACCACTGGCGTTGCCTCAAAAGACATAAACATTTCACCAGAAATCAAAGCCAGAATTTACCTACCAAAACTCACAAACACTACAAACCGAAAACTACCAATCTTAGTATACTATCATGGTGGTGGATTTTGTCTTGAATCTGCTTTCTCTTTTCTCGACCACCGTTACCTTAACCTTATAGTTTCCGAAGCTAATGTTATTGCTGTTTCAGTAGAGTACCGTCTTGCTCCAGAACATCTTCTTCCGGTAGCGTATGAAGATTCTTGGACCGCACTTCAATGGGTCGGGTCACATGTTGGTGATAAACCCGGGTTCGAGAAGGAACCGTGGTTAGTTAACCATGGTAATTTTGAGAAG GTACTAATTGGGGGTGATAGTGCTGGAGGTAACATAGTTCACAATTTAGCTCTCAGATCTGGATCCGAAAGCTTGAATGGAGGAATTAAAATATTGGGTTCTATACTATGTTTTCCATATTTTTTAACATCGAGTGATTTTAAGGAAGATAGTTTGCCTAGTAGGATTTGGGAGTTTGTGAATCCAACAGCTGAGGATGGAGTTGATGATCCAAGAATTAATCCATTTGTTGAAAAAGCTCAAAGTTTATCAGGATTAGGTTGTTCAAACATTTTGGTATGTGTTGCAGAGAAAGATGAGCTGAGAAATATAGGGATTAAGTATGTTGAAGCTGTGAAAAAAAGTGAGTGGAAAGGGGAAATTGAATTGATTGATGTTGAAGGAGAAGATCACTGCTTTCAGATTTTTGATCCTGAGAAAGAAAAGGCCAAAGATTTGATTaagggaatggctaattttatCAAAAAGTATTGA
- the LOC132610906 gene encoding 2-hydroxyisoflavanone dehydratase-like, protein MFVYLFTFLHFIFNCNLLYFHRQLLIGGDSAGGNIVHHLALRSGSESLNGGIKILGSILCFSYFLTSSDFKEDSLLSRIWEFVNPTAEDGVDDPRINPFVEKAQSLSGLGCSNILVYVAEKDELRNIGIKYVEAVKKSEWKGEIVLIDVEGEDHCFQIFDPEKEKAIDLIKEMANFITKYCV, encoded by the coding sequence atgtttgtttatttatttacttttttacATTTTATTTTTAACTGTAATTTATTGTATTTTCACCGACAGTTACTAATTGGGGGTGATAGCGCTGGAGGTAACATAGTTCACCATTTAGCTCTCAGATCTGGATCCGAAAGCTTGAATGGGGGAATTAAAATATTGGGCTCCATACTTtgtttttcatattttttaacATCGAGTGATTTTAAGGAAGATAGTTTGCTTAGTAGGATTTGGGAGTTTGTGAATCCAACAGCTGAGGATGGAGTTGATGATCCAAGAATTAATCCTTTTGTTGAAAAAGCTCAAAGTTTATCAGGATTAGGGTGTTCGAATATTTTGGTGTATGTTGCAGAGAAAGATGAGCTGAGAAATATAGGTATTAAGTATGTTGAAGCTGTGAAGAAAAGTGAGTGGAAAGGGGAAATTGTATTGATTGATGTTGAAGGAGAAGATCATTGCTTTCAGATATTTGATCCTGAGAAAGAAAAGGCCATAGATTTGATAAAGGAAATGGCTAATTTTATCACAAAGTATTGTGTGTGA